The proteins below come from a single Serratia fonticola genomic window:
- the ppx gene encoding exopolyphosphatase produces MPGSSTLYAAIDLGSNSFHMLVVREVAGSIQTLARIKRKVRLAAGLDQHNHLSQEAMQRGWQCLRLFSERLQDIPRDQIRVVATATLRLANNAAEFLQTAETILGCPVQVISGEEEARLIYHGVAHTTGGPDRRLVVDIGGGSTELVVGTGAQAAQLYSLSMGCVTWLERFFSDRNLERDNFEAAEQAAREMVRPIAPQLRQHGWQICVGASGTVQALQEIMVAQGMDERITLPKLRQLKQRAIQCGKLEELEIEGLTLERALVFPSGLSILLAIFQELGIESMTLAGGALREGLVYGMLHLPVEQDIRSRTLRNLQRRYLLDIEQAERVSQLAANFCLQTTNEWQLDTRCRELLHAACLIHEIGLSVDFKQAPQHAAYLVSHLDLPGFTPAQKKLLATLLQNQSNALDLPLLSQQNAVPPRVAQRMCRLLRLAIIFASRRRDDTLPAVRLRANDEELHVILPHGWLERHPLRAEALDQESHWQSYAHWPLFLEEQS; encoded by the coding sequence ATGCCAGGTTCCAGCACCCTCTATGCCGCCATCGATCTGGGTTCCAACAGTTTCCATATGTTGGTGGTACGTGAGGTGGCTGGCAGTATCCAGACGCTGGCTCGCATCAAGCGCAAAGTGCGCCTGGCGGCCGGGCTGGATCAGCACAATCACCTGTCACAGGAAGCCATGCAGCGCGGCTGGCAATGTCTGCGGCTGTTCTCGGAACGCCTGCAGGATATCCCGCGCGATCAAATTCGGGTCGTCGCCACCGCAACGCTGCGCCTGGCTAATAACGCAGCCGAGTTCCTGCAAACCGCTGAAACTATCCTTGGCTGCCCCGTTCAGGTCATCAGCGGCGAAGAAGAAGCCCGCCTGATTTACCACGGCGTTGCCCATACCACAGGCGGCCCGGATCGGCGTCTGGTGGTCGATATCGGGGGTGGCAGCACGGAGTTGGTCGTAGGTACAGGGGCGCAGGCCGCGCAGCTGTATAGCCTTTCGATGGGCTGTGTCACCTGGCTCGAACGGTTCTTCAGCGATCGTAATCTGGAGCGGGATAACTTCGAAGCCGCCGAACAGGCCGCGCGTGAAATGGTGCGGCCGATCGCCCCACAACTTCGTCAACATGGCTGGCAGATTTGCGTCGGCGCCTCCGGTACCGTGCAAGCGCTACAGGAAATCATGGTGGCGCAGGGGATGGACGAACGTATTACCCTGCCCAAACTGCGGCAGTTGAAACAACGCGCCATTCAGTGTGGCAAGCTGGAAGAGCTGGAAATCGAAGGGCTGACGCTGGAACGTGCCTTGGTGTTCCCAAGCGGCCTGTCGATACTGCTGGCCATTTTCCAGGAGTTAGGCATTGAAAGCATGACGCTGGCCGGTGGCGCTCTGCGCGAAGGGCTGGTGTATGGCATGCTGCATCTGCCGGTCGAGCAGGATATCCGCAGCCGCACGTTACGTAACCTGCAACGCCGTTACCTGCTGGATATCGAGCAGGCCGAACGCGTCAGCCAGTTGGCCGCGAACTTCTGTTTGCAAACCACCAACGAATGGCAATTGGATACGCGATGTCGTGAGCTACTGCATGCGGCCTGCCTGATCCACGAAATCGGCCTGAGCGTCGATTTCAAACAGGCTCCTCAACACGCCGCCTATCTGGTCAGCCATCTTGATTTACCCGGCTTTACCCCGGCGCAGAAAAAACTGTTAGCCACCCTGCTGCAAAACCAGAGCAATGCCCTCGATCTGCCGCTACTGAGCCAACAAAACGCCGTGCCGCCTCGCGTGGCACAGCGCATGTGTCGTCTGTTGCGTCTGGCCATCATCTTTGCCAGCCGCCGCCGTGACGATACCCTGCCCGCGGTACGCCTGCGTGCCAACGATGAAGAGTTGCATGTGATTTTGCCGCACGGCTGGTTAGAGCGACATCCGCTGCGCGCAGAGGCGCTGGATCAGGAAAGTCACTGGCAGAGCTATGCCCACTGGCCGCTGTTTTTGGAAGAGCAGTCTTAA
- the trxA gene encoding thioredoxin TrxA translates to MSDKIIHLTDDSFDSDVLKAEGPILVDFWAEWCGPCKMIAPILDEIAEEFAGKLTITKLNIDQNPATAPKYGIRGIPTLLLFKNGEVAATKVGALSKGQLKEFLDANL, encoded by the coding sequence ATGAGCGATAAAATTATTCACCTGACTGACGACAGCTTCGATTCCGATGTGCTGAAAGCCGAAGGGCCAATCCTGGTCGATTTCTGGGCTGAATGGTGTGGTCCGTGCAAGATGATTGCTCCGATCCTCGACGAGATTGCCGAAGAGTTCGCCGGCAAGCTGACCATTACCAAACTGAACATCGATCAAAACCCGGCTACCGCGCCTAAATACGGCATCCGCGGTATCCCGACGCTGTTGTTGTTCAAGAACGGTGAAGTGGCAGCGACCAAGGTCGGCGCGCTGTCCAAGGGCCAGCTCAAAGAGTTCCTGGACGCGAATCTGTAA
- the rhlB gene encoding ATP-dependent RNA helicase RhlB, which produces MSKTHLTEQKFSDFALHPLVLEALEKKGFHNCTPIQALALPLTLSGRDVAGQAQTGTGKTLAFLASTFHYLLSHPAKEGRQTNQPRALIMAPTRELAVQIHSDAEALSQSTGLKLGLAYGGDGYDKQLKVLESGVDILVGTTGRLIDYAKQNYIDLGAIQVVVLDEADRMYDLGFIKDIRWLFRRMPAVDQRLNMLFSATLSYRVRELAFEQMNNAEYVEVEPEQKTGHRIQEELFYPSNEEKMRLLQTLIEEEWPDRCIIFANTKHRCEDIWGHLAADGHRVGLLTGDVAQKKRLRILDDFTKGNLDILVATDVAARGLHIPLVTHVFNYDLPDDCEDYVHRIGRTGRAGESGHSISLACEEYALNLPAIETYTGHSIPVSKYNSDALLSDLPAPKRLVRPRGNNGPRRNSSAPRRGGAPRNNRKRSG; this is translated from the coding sequence ATGAGCAAAACACACTTGACCGAACAGAAGTTTTCCGACTTCGCCCTGCACCCGTTAGTCCTTGAAGCCCTTGAGAAAAAAGGGTTTCACAACTGCACGCCCATCCAGGCGTTAGCATTGCCGCTCACCCTCAGTGGGCGCGACGTTGCAGGTCAGGCGCAAACCGGTACCGGAAAGACGCTGGCATTTTTAGCGTCTACTTTTCACTATTTGCTGTCCCACCCGGCGAAAGAAGGTCGCCAGACCAACCAGCCGCGCGCCTTGATCATGGCGCCTACGCGTGAACTGGCGGTGCAGATCCATTCCGATGCAGAAGCTCTGTCGCAGTCTACCGGGTTGAAGCTTGGCCTGGCCTACGGCGGCGATGGCTATGACAAACAGCTGAAAGTGCTGGAAAGCGGCGTAGATATTCTGGTGGGGACCACCGGCCGTTTAATCGACTACGCCAAACAAAATTATATCGATCTGGGTGCTATCCAGGTTGTGGTGCTCGATGAAGCCGACCGCATGTACGATCTGGGCTTTATCAAAGATATCCGCTGGCTGTTCCGCCGTATGCCTGCGGTCGATCAACGCCTGAACATGTTGTTCTCTGCCACCCTGTCCTATCGCGTACGCGAGCTGGCCTTTGAGCAAATGAACAATGCCGAATATGTGGAAGTTGAACCGGAACAGAAAACCGGCCACCGCATTCAGGAAGAGCTGTTCTACCCTTCCAACGAAGAAAAAATGCGCCTGCTGCAGACGCTGATCGAGGAAGAGTGGCCGGACCGCTGCATCATCTTCGCCAACACCAAGCACCGCTGTGAAGACATCTGGGGCCATCTGGCTGCCGACGGTCACCGCGTAGGCCTGCTGACCGGCGACGTGGCGCAGAAAAAACGCCTGCGTATTCTGGACGACTTCACCAAGGGTAACCTGGATATCCTGGTCGCCACCGATGTCGCCGCACGCGGCCTGCATATCCCGTTGGTGACTCACGTCTTCAACTACGATCTGCCGGACGACTGCGAAGACTACGTGCACCGCATTGGCCGTACTGGCCGCGCGGGCGAAAGCGGTCACTCCATCAGCCTGGCCTGTGAAGAGTACGCGCTTAACCTGCCCGCCATCGAGACTTATACCGGCCACAGCATTCCTGTGAGCAAGTACAACAGCGATGCGCTGCTGAGCGATCTGCCAGCACCGAAGCGCCTGGTGCGCCCACGTGGCAACAACGGCCCACGCCGTAACTCTTCCGCGCCACGTCGTGGTGGTGCGCCACGTAACAACCGTAAACGTTCGGGCTAA